TCTCTCTTCTATATTCTTCGTAAAAGTCGTTGTTCTTCTGACCGTCGAAAATCTGAGTTTCACATATAGACAGGATAGGATAAATTGAGGCGTATTTAATTCCGtgggaaagaaaatgatgcctTTGTATTTGTGGGcaggggtgggtatcgggccgggccgggccggcccgacccgtttagacccggcccgggtcggcccgttgGGCCCAAacctgggcccgggcccggcccgataatattgacgggccgggccgggccgggtaccgggccagGTCCACCATACcaaggcccagcccggcccgttttgCCGGGCcatcgggccgggtcgggccgggtcgggccgggtcgggccttgaaaaaaatgcataaattgtACTGAGTTTAAAACTTTCAagattcatttaaaaaaaaaaaacataaagagcAAGCTAAAAGCGCAAACTATTTTTGGCCACTCACATGAGTAGAATATTGACAGAATCGTAAAATTTATagataaacaaagcaaaaagagagattttttgCAAGGGCACCAGACATGTACATCATTCAAACCATCTATCCAAGGCACAACTCTTGTGATAATATGGCAGGGAGTCCCACATGAACCTTAATTACTGTCAAGCGATAAGTTTCTAATACAAAAGAGCACTCAGCCTTTGAGAGTAACTGTGGACCTCAAAGAACTCACTCATTACTAAGTGAATGAACTAATTACCCACCGTGGCATCCAAGGCTGGTGAGTGGTgaacaataatatataaaagCTGTTATAGATGCAcgcaactaaaaaaaaattggcgaAGTTAAACTAGAACTAATGAAATTGAACCACAATTACCATATGAGTTTTGTTACAGCCAAAGTAAGAAGAGTCTATCAGCCGAACCCAAGCAGCAAATAAAATGTCACAAAGTTCTAAAACTAAACAAGCTCACAAACAAGAATTTTCGATGCTCAATCACCGCAATTAACAGAACCCTGTAAGTGGCACGCCCATAGGGTAGAGGGATTGATGAGTGAACACCAAATGCAGAAAATACTAAAAAGAAAGCATGAATTCGACAGCATATTGAGGAACAATAAtacagtatggcaacaagcaaGAAGGGGATAGTTAATCTCTAGTATCTTCACAATATGTAGATGGTAGTGCACAGAAATTTACCTGTGGCAGACAAGAGAACATCGTCTCCACCTGGATGGTCTTCCAAGAATTGGGTTACAATGTTACATCATATACCTgcttttatcatttcaaaaaaaaaacataaagagcAAGCTAAAAGGGCAAATTATTTTTGGCCACTCACACCAGTAGAATATTGACAGAATCATAAAATTTATAGATAGACAAatcaaaaagagagattttttgCAAGGGCACCAGACATGTACATCATTCAAACCATCATTACATTACATCGTATCAATTTGCGCACAaaatctgtctctctctctctcttgttaaagGTCCTCTATAAATGTGAAGAACCGTATAATATTTACTGAACAAACTCATAATGTTTAAGTTTGACATGAACTTCAAGACTCTGCACAAGATATTATACAAAGATGCGACACCCATATCTGAgagcaacaaaaaaatgcaaagaaatgatAACGTCAGTAGAGAATTCATGGTTGTAGCTTGAAATGTCCACCTgcaatttaacatgaaaaagaaatgttaataaaaattaacatgtacTTGTCAACATATAATACGAAacattaattacaaaaattaccATAATTAATAAGCATGCACTCGATTAACATTCATTGTTATCCAGGTGCTCTGCATCATGAGAACTGTAACAAAGACACTTATTAATTTAAGCACACTATTAAGTTAATATGTATAAACTATGAAGCATGAACATCTTACCTTTCACACAAGTTGCTtgcatcacgaatccaactttGTGTGCATATTAATGACTCTACATTTTCGGGAGTAgttgaacatcgataatcattaataaTTCTTCCCGATGTACTGAATGCAGATTCTGAAGCAACTGTAGATACAGGAATAGCTAACATATCTCGAGCCATCCTTGCTAGAATTTTGTATTTGCTTTCATTTgccttccaccaagataatatgttgaacTCTATAGTAGGTGAAATTTCTTCCATTGGATCAAACAAATATTTATCTAGATCAGTGTGAACCACTACAGGAGATACAGAGTTGACATATGCTTTAAACCCATATCTAGACACACTTTTATATTCTTCCATTGCAATCATGGTACTAGTGGATGCATTGGCCCTTCCCATATTACACGTGTCACTATCTTCATACATATTTCTGTACTCAGCATATAATTCATGAAGAGTGCTCTCTATAATTTCACATTTCACTATTGCATCAGGTTTATCTAAATTGCcaagcaaatacttcaagtatgaCAACTTGAACCTAGGATCCATAATAGctgcaattgcaaagagaatattATAGCCCTTaaagtatttgtcaaatttttcttgcattttgcatgCCAATgcccttatatgttcatttgatgcTCCACGATGCCTATACAAATGATGGTAAATTGATACGATTTCTTCAAAAACTAGATTAGCTGTTACCTGCTTGGTGGTAGAGAATAAATTTGTTGCATCGTAGAAGACCtttaagaactgacataaaTCTGATGCATGAGACCACTCATCCTCAGAAGGCAAATATGTATAACTGGGATCACACGatgccaaatgttgaaagacatctttgaataataatgcatctctcaacattataaatgtagaattccatcgagtaggaacatcatagtttaaaccttttttctcatccaaacccATTGTCTTTACACATTCTTTGAAAGCATGTAGTCATTTTGGTGATCCCCTTATATATTTGACACTGTCACgaacttttgaaattgtatcgTCCATATCATTCATACCATCTCTAACTATCAGATTTATGATATGTGCACCACAACGAATATGAAAGTACTCCCCtctcaatggaaatgaaatattatttttcctttctatggtCATTCTCAACAAACTTATTCCACtatcatttgttgaacaattaTCAGCAGTGACAGAAAACAACTTCAAATGAATACCCCACTTAGTAGTAATGCACTCCAACACAGATTCACAAATGCAAAttgcattatgtggtggaggcacatgtataaaattaagTATGTGAGAGTGCAATTGCCAATCTGTATCAATATAAGAGGCTGTCAAGCATAAGTACCCTAACGTCTGTTGTGAGgaccacatatcaaatgtcaatgataTCCGTTGCACTTGGTTATTTACAAGTTCTTGATATCTCTTTTTTTCAGTCAAGAACATTGACTGTACCTCTTTTGTAAGTGTTCTTCTAGAAATTGGCACAAACCTTGGATTTAAAAGCTTTAGAAGATTGTTAAGATATTCATATTCTGCAATACTGAAAGGAAGTGCATGCATTATTGCCAACTTAGCCAAACCTTTTCTTATACAGTCCATATCAAGTTTGTGTAGACTTAAATTTGAAGCTCCAGATTCACCAACTCCAAATGACAACGTGTTTTGTTTTCCATCAAGTATTTGTTTTCTGACACATGTATCTCTATGTCGTTTCAAGTGGCTCGTACCACTGCTACTTTGTGCAGTAAATCGTTcaccacaatgtttgcatttcGCCCACTCTTTTCCATTAAATTCTACTAATTTGAAGTCATTCCATACTATCgaagttctttttctcttggattGAACGTCTTTTTCAGTACATGTAAAAGATTCATCTTCCTCTACATCTGCCATCGGACAATATTCTTCATCCCCAATGTTAGATGACATGACTTACTATTTGAATGATATCCCTACAACCTAAACATAAAGTCATAGGGAAACCAATTACAAAAATTCTCACAAGTTTCATAGACATGCATCAACAGTACATGTGACTAGAGGCAGGTCATCACATTAGAGAAAAAGTTCCATGAACTAGGTTCAGCATATAATAAGATACTAATTTCCAGTTTACTCACAATGACACATAAAGTTAGTTAAAGATGCTACTTAGCACGGTAGCCTTGACATAGATACTAATATAAGAAGACCTTATATTTCATTCATCATACAatataaatgttaaaaatgagattaacTTTGCTCCAATACATTACTTCTCCAACCTGATAAGGTAGGGAAAAAACTGGAAAGAGTTCAAGAAGATTGACAAAAAGTGTTGTTCCTTAAACAGCCATGCTCTGCAAGTTAAAATGGTTCATCCAAAGAGATGGCATAAACAATTAGATTACAATAACCAAAGATCATGGGACAAAAACCAGTAAAACTATTGATGGTTTGATAATTGACACTATTTTAGGCCCTCAAAACTAAATGAATGAAATAATTTTACCTCAGTGGAATGAGATGGTGTTCCAAGCAGCACCAGCAACTTCTTTTGGAATGAGTTTCCAGAAACCTGCAATATCACCTATTAGGTAGGTATAAATGATAGCAAAATTGAACTTGAGTTATTGagcatatatgtgcatgtgtgtgcttCTCGAGatacagaaaaatatatatgcaagTCTGCGCTTCAATTGAGAAGGGAgatcaatttcatcaaataataATGTAATAGATGAGATCAATAGGAACATGCTGTAAAAACATGAATTCCAAACTTAGAAAACCATGATCCCGGACAAGCTGCAGCCTCCACCCCTCTCTTCAACTTTTTGAatcagaaaataaaatgaaaaggagaggaagattAGTAACAGTAATCATCAAATAACAGAAGAGAGTGGACATTGTATAGCAGAAAAGCCATTAAGATGACCATTAAGATGTTTAATCATGGACCATATTATGGCTGAACAAGCAACTTGTGCAACTATATGGAATTGTATGTATTGGTTTCACTCATTTTGTATTTCTGAGATGTGCATGTTTGATGGGAAGGCAATAGTCAGAATTTTATATGACATCAATTTCTTCTATTTGCTCGTAAATGTGGAGTTTTAAACAAAGGCACCATGATGTCAGAAAATGACTTCAATTCGACTTTCAGACCAAATAAATCATTGACTGTGCAGCTCGTTGCAAGTCTTGGCATTGTTCTATGTTGTTTCTTTCCCAtatgtttcacatttttatcttaaaaagtATCATTGGAAAAAAGTTTTTCCCACAACCAAACAAAAAGACCAACCCGTGGGCATCAGCCATCATGACCTTTGAAACATGCCCTCTTGGCCTCTTATTGAATCCTGCAATTGACACCGATTGGTAAAACATGATTACTGATATGGAAGTAAGTAACGTCACAGCCAACTATAGAACGATCATCACTGATATGAAAGGATACAAAGATACAAAGAGTGATGAGAGAATGACAAAGCCCTAACTAAGTTTTGCAACTTGCAAGAGCAGCGTGTACCCCCAATCTGGGCGAAAGGCAATAACCCCCAATCCCCCATTATCCCTGTATCGTGTAAGAGCAGCATGTACCTTCAAAAGGGCGAAGGGCGACGATGGCCCAGTGGTGGTCTGGTGGAGCGGAGACAGTGGCGGTGGTGGACTGGCTGAGTGGCTGGGTATAAGATTCTTCAGGTATCGACTGTAGAACAATGGAAACGGCTCTGCGGCTCTGCGAGTTTGCCTTCCTCGAATCCTCGATGGACGAtggaaaacaggaaaaggaaaaccaaaagcGAAAAGGGGAAAATGTGAAAGTGAAACAAGGGGAGCCGTGCGAGAAGATTGTTGACCTAACACACTAACGGgccgtcgggccgggccgggccagagAAGTGATAaccaggcccggcccgttaagatctcgggccgggccgggctcacTAAAGTTCGGCCCGATAACCAAATTCCTCAGCCCAAACCCGGCCcataccgggccgggccgggccggcccagcgGCGGCCCgacccgacgcccaggcctattTGTGGGGGGTTTTAAATCGGTCCGTGAACGTGGTGGTATAGATATGATGAGATTGAAGATCCATGATTAAGCGGAAACTCAAAGAGGATGGGCTATGCTATAGGGTTAGGACCGGAGCCTGATCCTCGAATTCAAGATTTCTCTCCTGCTATCTTTTTGAAAAACCTGCTAAGATTACCTTTCACTTAAATGATGTTTCTAGATGTCAAAGTTAAATGGATGAGTGATTGTGTTCGGACCGACATTGGTACTTGAAAAATTTGGAACTTGAAACCATCTTAGAACTCTTTATATTCCTAATGTTATCTCATGAGGTGGGAATTCAAATTTAAAGCAGATGTTTGAATCAACAACTAACCAAGAAATGCTTTTTTCTATGGTCGGCATATTCTTTGTCCAGGATAATTTCTCTGGGTATCCAACCATGTCCTTGAGACATCCAACATGGAGGAGGTTACCGGTTAAACACTTTGGTGCCTCTTGCCAAAATAAGCTGGTAATTATCTCGGTGTAAAATTGGGTTGGACATGTAATACCCAAGCTTCCTTGTGAAAAAGGAAGTATTTTTTATGCACTCAGATGCTGGCAGAGAGTTCTTATGTAGAAACAAATTTCTCTTCTAACAATATATTACTCAAAATCTAGATTAACATGTAATATTCCTTTTGTTTGCGGATTTATTCTGAATTTCCCCTATATCTTGGGGAAAATGAACGGCAAGGTTTCCCCAGGACTACTTTCTTGTATGTCTTTTCTGAGATCGCTTTGGACTATTAGTCTTAGCAATTTCGACAATTACGAAAGGTTGTTCCGCATTAAAAAGCCAAAGACATGACTGAGAGAAGCATGCCCGCTATGGACTATGCGACGACAAACTCTCTCTGACATAGAACCTGCAGTCAATTGTTCTTTTCTCAAAAGAGCACATATGGTTGAAACCTTAGGCTATGTAAAGTACTTGCTTTTCTCCACATCCATCCTTATGGGGTAATTGATGTATCCATCTTTACCTTGTTAGGATTGGCAAGTTCATTGTTTATCATAACCATTTCAATTCTTCGATGTTTAGTTTGTTAACTTATAAAAGAGTTCTTTAAATGAAATGATACAGATGCCCACAAAGGAGAAAGGAAGGAGTGACTTGGCACGTTATCAAGTAAATAATTTCAATAACATAAACTCATCTTGCTGGCACTGTATCCAGCATAAGCCGTTAACCAGGGTAAAATTCTACTAAAAGTTCAAATGCCAGGATACGTGCAGCTTACGATGGAGTTGCCAAGTTGCCTCTAAGTTGGGAATGAATGGAAAAGGTCTTTCTTAAACATAATAagtaaaactcaaaatttaatatTTGCATTAATTTGAACTTTATATGCCTCAAGGGCCGTGGTGCAATCGAACAGCGTGGTCCAAAGTTTGAATCCTCTGGTTATTGCCACACTCCTAGCATCCAAGCGCCAGTTTTTTGGGCTGCAAACAGCGACAAGTGTGATGTCCAATTAAAATGATGTATCATAGGTCCGTTTAGGTCCTAAAACAAGCCAGATCCTTGGAGGCAGAAGTCCTTGGGATTTTGTCTCCTAAGATGGTTTTCTCCTACAAATCTATCTGTTTGACTTCCCGTACAGATGCTGTTCTGGATACTACCTTGGGTGAATGTTAGTGGTGACTCACGTCGCAGAGACGTCCACCGGCAGCAAATGCGCATGAATGACAAACCAAACATAAGATGGAGCAGCTCAGATTAAATACAAATTGATGAATTTTTAGTCAACGAATTGAGCTTGATAAGTCCAATGGTTTGCTGCtagctaaaaaaattaaagccgAGTGCTATCAGGCATATCAAAAGCTTATACGCAGATAAGTTGATGatgcattttttattactttacTACGTTGATGGTGCTTTTAGGGCATGGGTAAGTTAAAACTTAAATACGCCAATCGGTACTCACGGCAGCCCACTTCTACTGAATGCAAAGAGTACAAAGACAAGATATCCAGTTGCAGGGCTACTCCTGAAAACGTCCTACATCCGTGTTTTTTTCCCGAAATACCACCTCCTTTTGTAAAGGCATCTGATTGGTgccttgaatttctcaagttgcAGAAAGCAATGGATAGTTCATAGTTACAGAGAGATCAACAACAGTTGGTTGCTCGCTTGCGATTGCAGGGAGAAACACAACTACAGTTGAAAGAAGCCTATGACTCAGTACTAGGACGCAGTATGTATTCACTTTAAGCAAAAAAAACGCAATAAAGGATGACCAGAAGGATGAGTCAGACATGAGGCACATTTTCAAGCCCCAGAGGAAAACAAAGAGTTGCCGCAAAGAGGCCTCACTGTACAAGAACAAGCGGCTCAAGCCTAGAGATAATTGAGCTTCCAACATTCACTTTGCAATCTAGTTCCTGCAATTTGGCTGACCCGTTAGTCGATGCTCCTCCATCTCCACTTCCATAACCACCATTGATCTCTGCATCCGGTGAAGCTTCACGCCAATCATCTTTCCCATTAggaccattttcttcttcaccttctGCAGCACTCTCATCTGAACAATCTGCACTCTTGGGGACAGTGATAATCAACTCTCCTGCTATATAAGCAGCTTTAGCGAGGTCCGGCCTAGTAGATGGTGGCAGCCTGAACCGCCATAAGTCCAGTTCCAGCTCGTCGAATGACAATTCGAGCATGTTCTCTCCACGAATTATGATCTTGGACACCCCAGGAATGACCTCCACCAGATGGGCTTCAACATCCCCAGTGATCTGATCAGTGATCAATGCAAACCTGAAGCAGGCCTCATCTTCTTGGACAGAAACATCGGCCTCCGCATG
This window of the Nymphaea colorata isolate Beijing-Zhang1983 chromosome 2, ASM883128v2, whole genome shotgun sequence genome carries:
- the LOC116249318 gene encoding uncharacterized protein LOC116249318, translated to MMVPLPQKRNIAFHYDINASLAEAGLRSFSITGRQKNLRRLPHIFSRVLELPFHAEADVSVQEDEACFRFALITDQITGDVEAHLVEVIPGVSKIIIRGENMLELSFDELELDLWRFRLPPSTRPDLAKAAYIAGELIITVPKSADCSDESAAEGEEENGPNGKDDWREASPDAEINGGYGSGDGGASTNGSAKLQELDCKVNVGSSIISRLEPLVLVQ